One stretch of Pradoshia sp. D12 DNA includes these proteins:
- a CDS encoding N-acetylmuramoyl-L-alanine amidase: MLKKILVFLCVTLLLAPMKNSIPTAHATIDKIVVNEPSIYVREEANIKASIIDEIQAGSVYDVLEIDEDWIKLKLSDKKTGWVASWLVTGYKEADLTSDSGIVTADGLRVRKGPGTEFKVLGNLPIGTVIHIIEKQDSWISFTYEDHIGWIHSNYIHRHQLQKPSKRIRITASVLNVRASDKPDASIIGTVKKDEEYTVLKKNRKMLKIELPSKKEGWIPSWYTKSESEQNSSLQRNESLMGKTIILDAGHGGTDGGASGPDGTLEKNLTLQTVKLAYEKLRTAGANVVMTRSSDRYVALHARANLANMNRADAFISFHYDSNQNGDKSGIKTYYYHSYQKQLALTIQKYLLQNETPLNDQGVKQNNLHVLRENLRPAVLLELGYINNPAEEALIQTESYQETITDGLVNGLDAYFSDLEI, encoded by the coding sequence TTGCTAAAAAAAATTTTGGTTTTTCTATGTGTAACCCTACTGCTTGCGCCGATGAAAAATTCTATACCAACCGCACATGCAACGATCGATAAAATTGTGGTTAATGAGCCATCTATTTATGTCCGGGAGGAGGCAAATATAAAGGCATCCATCATTGATGAAATCCAGGCGGGGAGTGTTTATGATGTCCTGGAAATAGATGAAGATTGGATTAAACTAAAGCTCAGTGACAAAAAAACAGGATGGGTAGCCAGCTGGCTCGTTACAGGCTATAAAGAAGCGGATCTTACCTCCGATTCCGGTATTGTTACTGCAGACGGTCTACGTGTTCGAAAAGGCCCAGGCACAGAGTTTAAGGTACTCGGCAATCTTCCTATCGGAACAGTAATTCACATAATAGAGAAACAGGATAGCTGGATTTCTTTCACCTATGAGGACCATATAGGCTGGATACACAGCAACTACATACATCGACATCAATTACAAAAACCCTCAAAGAGAATCCGTATAACAGCTTCCGTACTAAATGTACGAGCATCGGATAAACCAGATGCTTCAATCATTGGAACAGTAAAAAAAGATGAGGAGTATACCGTCCTCAAAAAAAATAGAAAAATGCTTAAAATTGAACTTCCATCTAAAAAAGAAGGATGGATCCCAAGTTGGTATACAAAATCAGAGAGTGAACAGAATTCAAGTCTTCAAAGGAATGAGTCATTAATGGGGAAAACTATTATCCTGGATGCCGGTCATGGAGGCACTGACGGCGGAGCATCCGGACCAGATGGCACTTTAGAAAAAAATCTAACGCTTCAGACCGTTAAACTGGCATACGAGAAGTTACGAACAGCCGGAGCGAACGTGGTCATGACTCGTTCCAGCGATCGGTATGTAGCGTTACATGCAAGGGCCAATCTTGCAAATATGAATAGAGCCGATGCCTTTATCAGTTTCCATTATGATAGTAATCAGAATGGAGATAAAAGTGGTATTAAAACATATTATTATCATTCCTATCAAAAGCAACTAGCCTTAACTATTCAAAAATATTTATTGCAAAACGAGACACCGTTAAATGACCAGGGAGTAAAGCAGAACAACCTGCACGTTTTACGAGAAAATCTTCGGCCGGCTGTTTTATTGGAATTAGGCTATATTAATAATCCTGCTGAGGAAGCTCTTATCCAAACAGAATCCTATCAGGAGACCATCACAGATGGGCTTGTAAATGGACTGGATGCCTACTTTTCTGATTTAGAAATTTAG
- a CDS encoding RelA/SpoT family protein yields the protein MANEQIYTAEQVFDKARNYMNDKDVAFLEKAYEFAKEAHKEQYRKSGEPYIIHPIQVAAILAGLEMDTFTVAGGFLHDVVEDTSVTLEDIKETFNEEVALLVDGVTKLGKIKYKSKEEQQAENHRKMFIAMAKDIRVIVIKLADRLHNMRTLKHLPVEKQRRIANETLEIFAPLAHRLGISTIKWELEDTALRYLNPQQYYRIVNLMKKKRAEREEYLSDVTDRMKEKLKEVSIQADIFGRPKHIYSIYRKMALQNKQFEEIYDLTAVRIIVNSIKDCYAVLGIIHTCWKPMPGRFKDYIAMPKANMYQSLHTTIIGPKGEPLEVQIRTTEMHRTAEFGIAAHWAYKEGKDLTSTQRMDKKLDWFREIVEFQDASTNAEEFMESLKLDLFADMVFVFSPKGDVYELPKGSVPIDFAYRVHSEIGNKTIGAKVNGKMVTLDYVLKTGDIIEILTSKHSYGPSQDWLKLAKTSQARNKIRQFFKKQRREENIEKGKELVDKEVKAMEYDVKEVCTTENLRKVAEKFNFANEDDMYAAVGYNGITAAQIATRLTDKLRKKREKDQEVSLLDAVSELRMIPKTKKKDSGVRVKGIDNMLIRLSRCCNPVPGDEIVGYITKGRGVSVHRADCVNVLDEESKERIIPVEWESSQSVRKEYNVDIEINGFDRNGLLNEVLQAVSETKTNITAVSGRTDRNKSATITMSISIYNVSHLHKVVERIKQISDIYSVRRIMS from the coding sequence ATGGCAAATGAGCAAATTTATACCGCTGAGCAGGTCTTTGATAAAGCAAGAAACTATATGAATGATAAAGATGTGGCATTCTTAGAAAAAGCGTATGAATTCGCCAAAGAAGCTCACAAGGAGCAATATCGTAAATCCGGTGAGCCGTATATTATCCATCCAATTCAAGTTGCTGCCATCCTGGCGGGCTTAGAGATGGATACATTTACAGTAGCGGGCGGATTTTTGCATGACGTTGTAGAAGATACTTCCGTAACACTGGAAGACATTAAGGAAACCTTTAACGAAGAAGTAGCCCTTTTGGTTGACGGTGTAACAAAGCTGGGAAAAATTAAATATAAGTCAAAGGAAGAGCAGCAAGCTGAGAATCACCGTAAAATGTTTATCGCAATGGCTAAGGATATTCGTGTAATCGTGATTAAATTAGCTGACAGGCTGCATAATATGCGTACTCTGAAGCATTTACCTGTTGAAAAACAGCGTAGGATTGCGAATGAAACGCTCGAAATATTTGCACCGCTTGCGCATAGACTCGGTATTTCAACGATTAAATGGGAACTTGAAGATACAGCTCTCCGCTATTTAAATCCTCAGCAATATTATCGAATTGTAAATTTGATGAAAAAGAAGAGGGCGGAGCGAGAAGAGTATCTATCAGATGTCACCGACCGAATGAAGGAAAAGCTGAAGGAAGTTTCTATTCAGGCTGATATATTTGGACGACCAAAGCATATATACAGTATCTATCGGAAAATGGCTCTTCAAAATAAACAGTTTGAAGAGATTTATGATTTAACGGCAGTCCGTATTATTGTAAATAGTATTAAAGATTGCTATGCAGTTCTTGGTATCATTCATACATGCTGGAAGCCAATGCCTGGTCGTTTCAAGGATTATATAGCTATGCCGAAAGCAAATATGTATCAATCTCTTCATACGACCATTATTGGTCCAAAGGGTGAACCTTTGGAAGTACAGATTCGTACGACAGAAATGCACCGAACAGCTGAATTCGGGATTGCGGCACACTGGGCTTATAAAGAAGGCAAAGATCTAACATCGACACAACGAATGGATAAAAAGCTGGATTGGTTCAGAGAGATTGTTGAATTCCAGGATGCCTCTACCAATGCAGAGGAATTTATGGAATCTCTCAAACTGGATTTATTTGCGGATATGGTATTTGTTTTTTCACCAAAAGGTGATGTGTATGAGCTGCCAAAAGGATCTGTACCGATTGATTTTGCCTACCGCGTCCACTCAGAAATCGGCAATAAAACGATTGGCGCTAAAGTAAACGGCAAAATGGTTACGCTTGATTATGTGCTGAAAACCGGCGATATTATTGAAATATTAACATCTAAACATTCCTATGGCCCAAGTCAGGATTGGCTGAAGCTGGCAAAAACTTCACAAGCGCGAAATAAAATACGACAATTCTTTAAAAAGCAACGCAGAGAAGAAAATATTGAAAAAGGCAAAGAATTAGTCGATAAAGAAGTCAAGGCAATGGAATATGATGTGAAAGAAGTTTGTACTACTGAGAACCTGAGGAAAGTCGCTGAAAAATTCAATTTTGCCAATGAAGATGATATGTATGCAGCAGTGGGCTACAACGGAATAACAGCTGCTCAAATTGCGACAAGGTTAACAGATAAGCTTCGTAAAAAGAGAGAAAAAGATCAGGAAGTAAGCTTGCTTGATGCAGTCTCTGAGTTGCGTATGATTCCGAAAACGAAGAAGAAGGATTCCGGGGTCCGTGTAAAAGGGATTGACAATATGTTAATCAGATTATCACGCTGCTGTAATCCTGTTCCTGGTGATGAAATAGTTGGGTACATTACAAAAGGACGCGGTGTTTCGGTCCATCGGGCAGACTGTGTCAATGTATTGGATGAAGAAAGTAAAGAACGGATTATCCCGGTAGAATGGGAAAGCAGTCAGAGCGTTCGAAAAGAATACAATGTTGATATCGAAATAAATGGATTTGACCGGAACGGCTTGTTAAATGAAGTGCTTCAAGCTGTTAGTGAAACGAAGACGAATATCACGGCTGTATCAGGTCGTACAGACAGGAACAAAAGTGCGACAATTACCATGTCTATATCAATTTATAATGTAAGTCATTTGCATAAAGTAGTTGAACGGATTAAGCAAATTTCCGATATTTATTCTGTCAGAAGAATTATGAGTTAG
- the dtd gene encoding D-aminoacyl-tRNA deacylase — protein MKVVLQRSKAASVRVDGETIGAITSGFVLLVGITHEDTEEDCRYLADKIVHLRIFEDENMKMNHSLLDVGGEILSISQFTLYGDCRKGRRPNFMAAAKPDEAEKLYDMFNEMLREKGLKVETGRFGAMMDVELINDGPVTLILESKN, from the coding sequence ATGAAAGTGGTATTGCAACGTTCAAAGGCAGCATCAGTGCGTGTCGATGGTGAAACAATCGGCGCCATTACCTCCGGGTTTGTGTTATTAGTTGGAATTACTCATGAGGATACGGAAGAGGATTGCCGTTACCTTGCTGATAAAATCGTTCATCTGCGCATATTTGAAGACGAGAATATGAAGATGAACCATTCCTTGCTTGATGTGGGCGGTGAAATTTTATCGATTTCCCAATTTACCTTATATGGTGATTGCCGCAAGGGAAGGCGCCCAAACTTTATGGCAGCAGCCAAGCCCGATGAAGCTGAAAAATTGTATGATATGTTTAATGAAATGCTGAGAGAAAAAGGGTTGAAAGTGGAAACAGGCAGATTCGGGGCGATGATGGATGTCGAGCTCATTAACGACGGACCTGTGACGCTTATTCTCGAAAGCAAAAACTAA
- a CDS encoding adenine phosphoribosyltransferase produces the protein MDLKQYIAIVEDWPKPGIKFKDITPLMDNGKAYKYATDQIVKFAKEKEIDIIVGPEARGFIIGCPVAYAMEVGFAPVRKEGKLPRETFKVEYGLEYGKDVLTIHKDAIKPGQRVLITDDLLATGGTMEATIKLVEELGGVVAGLAFLVELTYLEGRKKLAGYDILTLMEY, from the coding sequence ATGGATTTAAAACAATATATAGCGATCGTAGAAGATTGGCCTAAGCCAGGGATTAAATTTAAAGATATTACCCCACTTATGGATAACGGGAAGGCATATAAATATGCAACAGATCAAATTGTAAAGTTTGCTAAAGAGAAAGAAATTGATATTATTGTAGGACCGGAAGCACGTGGATTCATTATCGGCTGCCCTGTAGCTTATGCAATGGAAGTTGGCTTTGCGCCAGTGCGTAAAGAAGGCAAGCTGCCTAGAGAAACCTTTAAAGTTGAATACGGTTTGGAATACGGTAAAGATGTGTTAACCATTCATAAAGATGCAATCAAACCAGGTCAGAGAGTATTGATTACTGATGACCTATTGGCTACAGGCGGAACAATGGAAGCGACTATTAAATTGGTTGAAGAGCTTGGCGGAGTTGTAGCAGGATTAGCTTTTTTAGTTGAGTTAACGTACCTTGAGGGCAGGAAAAAACTTGCCGGCTATGATATACTCACATTAATGGAATATTAA